Below is a window of Populus trichocarpa isolate Nisqually-1 chromosome 3, P.trichocarpa_v4.1, whole genome shotgun sequence DNA.
TAGCTGTCTTGTCCTTTTTTATACTCTCTACTTTATTTTCTTCCACCTGGaagtggataaaaaaaaaattgttaataaaatacAGGGTGATGCCAAAACAATGACCAGAAAAGGTAGctatttcaattaaatgatgTCTGAAACTAACACAAGAAGTGTTCTGCAGCAATTCACACGAATTATAACACAAAGAAGCTAATAAAGAATGAGATTTAATTTACAGATTAGGAAAAAAACGTTCCTCCACTCCAgaaaatgattttcatttatTCGCAAGCAATATGTATTAGGAGTCCTTTTATCTGACATCAGAATCTAAGCAATGCTTcacaaacattaaaatattggaTGTAAGTCAAATTCAAAAGGCCCTACATGTTATCAATGCTGGATCATGTCTGCAAATCCGTGACAACatatcttttattatatatttatacagAAAACTTTCATAAAATGAATGCCAAAAAAGTTCAGGTACAACAGTCCATCTCATCTTGAATCCAATGGTAGCATAATAGTCAAAATGTCATGATAATATGTAGCCAGCTACATTACAGTTTAGAATCAAATTACCTGAACTTTGGTCATCaaacctttcttttcttcttcaagttctcTAATCTAAAATTTCACAAAAAGAGGGGAAACAAGCAAAACATTCCTTAGATCAGAAAGGCAGGAGCATTGCTATTAGATATTGAAACATCAAAAGTTCAGATAATCAGTAAGCCTGCTAGATACCTGAGCTCTTAATTTTCTAATTGTAGATTCTTGAGCAGCCTGCTTTTTTGAAAGCTCTTCACCTGGAATTCATAGACAAAATCTTCAGATAAAAAGATCACATGAAACAAAAACCTCATTGCTCTGCAAACTCCATCAAAAACTGTTTCCTCCAATGCAAAACTGTTATAAAAAGAGGAGACCCATCTTCAATtgttaataaatcaaatatttatgtcTCAAAACCTTAATCCTGACTAGTTCTACAAACCCTCACACTGCATCGCTGCTCGAAATGCAATAAAAAGGTGGAGTAGGAGATATTATAGTATCTTTTCCTCTGAAAGAATCAGAATATGAAGAAACATTCATTACACATGGAAATAAATGCTTGAGTGGCTCTACCTTCAGCCATAACCTGATTAATGATTTCATCCTTTTCCTTCAGAAGAGCAGCTgcatcactttttttattatgctcTCTCCTGAGTGTATCTCTTTCCTTTGTAAGAGCATAGACCTGTAACCAAACATTCCAAGACAATATTAATCTCTGCAGTAAGAAACCTAAAGCAATAAGACTAATTgccattaaaaaacataaatcttttCAACTTTAAATGCACAGGAGAGCTCATCAGACTGAAACTCAGAGTTTAAGTTGCGAGTTTCTCGCACCACCACAGCATACAAGCCCTACCACAAGGCATTGGTACTATCCAAAACTTTCAGGCTTTTAAATATCACATGTATTCTCAATTTAAaccatttcttttttgaaaaagatgGAAATATTATTAAGAggaaaatccaaaaagaaataCATTTCAAAAGGGGGGTAAAGGTATCCTCCACGGTGAGGAACAAAGAattggaaataaattaaaaaaaaaaaaaaacagacaagaAGCAACTCCAGTCTGCTGATTATTAGCCAAATATACTCCTTTAAGAGATCCTGAAGCAAAATGCTGTAGAGAAGCCAGCAAATTTCACAAAAGTTGGCTTGAGAGGGAGAGTTCTTAAAATACTGGAACCAAATATTCCAAATCAGAGCAAACACTACACAAGCCATAAAACATTTTGGTCCTTCCTCCTCCCAAAGCTCACTTTCTTTATTAACAAATCCCCCACCCAATCCAGAGACACCCACTGACTCCAAAACAGCAAAAAGCCTCTTCCACTAATCTCACGCAACTAGACAATGTAAGAAATTACTTCTAAGTCTAGTAGCTATAATAGTGCAGCACGAGCACAAATGTGTTGCCTATATTCAACATGAATGGTATTGTAGATAAATGATGAAAACTTCTTTATCAGAATAgccaacaaaaagaaatatcaCAAAATTGACAGACTGTCTTTCAGGATTATATGGAATATCTTGCAGTGtacatttttcatttgattcaTTAGGAGGCTAATTGgactttaaccaaaaaaaacagGGGATAGCTTCCACTTCCCTATATCCCTCCCCTCCCTGCTGAGAGCAGGATTTGAACCAAAGTCACTTGGGACCATGTCAAGTGACCTGGCCAGCTAAGCTAGACAGCATTCATATGGTGATCAACATATGGTCATTAAGCATAAAAGCATGACATCTTAGTCATTACATATGCCTCAATTAATAAATACTCGATCTCCACAACCAATAACCAATCATTATCTTTTCCTAaaattgcaaaaagaaaaaataaatatatataaataaaaaaagcatgtgataattttcaaattttagaaGCATACCTTTCTTTCAAGAGTTGCAACCCTTTGATGGTATTCCTCTCTCAAAGACTCAATTTCTGCATCATTAGATTTTCTCTGTTGCATAAAACTCAGCGGTAAAAATGTCATTCAGGTCAGAGAGAAAGTGAGCAGAAATCACTATCTTTTTAACCAACAATAGTATTTCTAAAATCAAGTTCTCAATTAATGGAAAAGGAGATCAGAACAGAATAGAGGGGGAGTTGATGAGATGAATAATTGAACaagtttctacaaaaaaaaacaaacacaaaaaaaaatgttcaaattacttttttgaTACAAACCCAACTAATGCAAAACATGCAGATGACGATCAATATTTTGGGTTGAATTAAGGACTAAAGAGCAAGTGTTCAGAGAATGGCTTGCACATGTTTAGGTAAATATACAACATCATTGtcagttcttttttcttttttaccatCAAACTAGCAACCAACAACATAATCAGAATTCTTTTAAGACAAGAAACACAACACTTACAGAAGATACTAAATGAACACAAACTAAATGAACTATCCAGTTAAAATGTAATTGGCGAaacccattttttaaaaaataaaagtacaaaaGTAACCATTTTACTGTAATGTATATATATGCGCAAAGTACCTAATCCAAATTAACTTGAATGCAGAAATAGTAAAAATTTATACAGACCTTCAATTCCTCAATAACAATTTTCAGGTGCTCATTTTCATTCATCAACTTCGCAATCTCATCAGCCTTCGCCTGGAAGAAGAACATCAGAGTTAGCTTTTTGCTTAACTTAAAGACTCAAAAGAATTGCAAAACAGTTTAGTTTTGACAACTAGCACTAAAAATACCAATTTTGTTGATCAAAAGTTCAGTTGTGCAAAATCTCATTAGTCTTCTTAACAAAAGAAGAGAAGCGCAAGCTAACATTATCATCATAAAGGTACTAATGGCGCTTTTGATGAGCAGAAAGGTGAAGGTGGTGTGCCTTGAGGGCTGGGTTGGTCAACTATGGCATGACAAccataatttgaaaaacatgagAAGACAAAACTTCAATGAAATATGACGCGACAGCAGCATTTAACACTCACAGGTTGCAGTGATATCAGTCCATTACGAATAAGTGTTATGCACACAGGAGAAGAAAACAAGCATAAAAGTCATTCAAAAATCAAGTGAAAGAGAGATTGGTGGAGCTTAGTATATAACAACAACAAGACAATAAAAACTTGTACAAAATTAGAGAGGATCTTTCTATccactgaaataaattataggcCATCAAGAAGATAAAATTGTGTGAATCGACCAGTGAAATGTTCTAACAATATGAGAAAAGATGATCCAGTATCTTTCAAAAGTATGTATACTTTAAAAGACTCAGCAAGGaccaaaattgacttttttgTCCAGCATTAACATGTAATGTTGTCCAATTTTAACAATAAGAGTAGCAATTCAGCAGTGAGGCTAAGTTTCAAGCCTGTTTTTTCCTGCATAATATATCTGTGCCACAAGGTAATACCTGAGCTTGCCTTGCAGCACCTTGTAGTGCAGTTTCCATCATTTTCATCTCAGTCTTCACCTTCTCTAGTTCAAGCGTGGAATCTATAGAGTCTGATATATTCGACCTCAAACTCAAGTGTTGATCTTTAATGTCAATTTCACCATCATTGACTCGCTTGTCCCCTCCAACTGTCTGATTGTGGACATCATCTGCCTGGGAAACCGATCCAGAAACAATTTCTGAAGCCTCATCTAGGGGCGATGCATCGGACAGGGAAAATTCATGAACCATTTCACTCACTTCAGCACTAACAGGCTGTGAACTGGATGAATCAAGCACAGCTCCAGCTCGGGTATCACTTGATGCCTCAGCTAGGATATCAGTTGATGCCTGAGCTTGCACATCATTCAATGCCTCAGGTTGCGGTTCGTTTGATACCTCAGCTTGAATAGTAGAACTTCGTTCTACAGTCTCCTCAGCTTGTGCCTCTTGTTCATCTGTGCTATCAGGAGTATGAGACACATTATGTGACTCATCATGCAAGATGGAAGGAGCCTCAACTTCATCAACCCTGGAAGCTTCTGATCTGACCTCCAATGTATCTAAATTTTCAGCACAGCCCTCCTCTGAAATCTCTTTTCCCTGCACATCATCAACTGATTCTGGTACTTTAACATCATGAACAACTGGCTCAGGAGGTTCAACAGCCTTAGTCTCTGATTGAATTTCAGATTCAAGTTCAGCTTTGCCAGTATCTGAAATGacatcatcttttttctcaGCAATCTCTGGATGCTCAGCATCTTTTTTCCTCTCGAGCACTTGATTTTCTTCAGCAGATGTGGTTTGTTGGGTGTCAGAATTTTGAGATTCTTTCTCCTCAACAGTAGACAATTTCTGTGGAGATACAGTTTTCCCTGACGATTCATCAGTACTATCCTCGCTTTTGTTCCCCATAAAGGACATTACCGGCCATAATCCCGAAGCTAGCAAGAAAATAGAAAGGAGATTCTAAATAAAATGGGTCTCAATACACATAAGttagaacattaaaaaaaaccaatgaacatGCAACCACGTTGTTCCCTAGCTTCAACACAACATTTGAAAAATCAACTTCCATGCTCTAGCACAAAAACCTTAACATTTTCGCAAAGTACTGAGATCAACCacatagttattttcaataaacaaacaaaacagtaTGCATGAGCTCCAGCATTCCACAAGTTCTAACAGCCAGAATATATCTAAACCAAGAGCAAGGTAGTGGTAGGTACGGTACCTTCAGTGGTGCTACTAGAATCAGATTTATCTTCAAAACCAAGAGCAGTATCGAAATTCTTCTCGATATTCTTGACGCTCTCGCTCAGCTTATTAACCGCTCCTGCTAGATCCGGGAAGTTCCCCAGAGAGACTTTCCCGCTAAACCAAGCCATCTCTTATATAACTCACCCCACCACcgacaacaaaataaaacaataatcttCGATCACACCCCTGCATTTACACACAAATTGATATCAAACACGGGATCATAACGAGAAGATCCTATGGGAAATTGAATATATTTCGTGATCTAGCAGATAATGTATAGAATCCAACAAATTGTGGGATTTGGAGTGAGATTTTATGCAGTGCTAAAAATTAAGAGTTTTGCCATTGAAGATTATTGAACAACCTTGCTTGGGGAATGCGTTGGGCTTCGCGGAGATTCACATCATGTCTCTTGATGATCCGATCCGATCCGATCCGATAAAAAGCGTTGATGAGCTGTTGATGGATTTCGGTGCTCTTTTTATGGATGAAGAAGGATAGAatagaaggagagagagatggTGGTTTTCACATACGAAGGCAGAGGAGGATCTGATTGCTTTACTATACCATAAATTCGACGTGTACTTTACAGGTTTGAATGTCTAATATATAGTCTTGACTCTTGATGTTTaactcaactaaaaaaaattaaaaattaaaaattaaaaattggtAAATGGTTTTTCTATGGTATGATCACTATGATTATggatttaaatctaaaatatgatgttataactTATAAATAAGACGTCATCTAAAAGAGATTTCATCTCTATGTCCTATGAGAGAATAGAATggtgttaattattataaatacaaaatattaaaatattttttaattaaactaaattactGTACTCACATCAAaagaaataacatatatatatacacacacacatatcttTTGAACTTAAATTAGTATGTTGTAAATGTATTTTATTGCaatttaaattgtatttgaTTACCTATCcagttttataataataaatcacaTAATGTGCGATAATaaactagtattattattttaaaaaaaatctaattgattttggaaaaatattgtagCTCTTGGACTTAGGAATATTGTTAATTGGAACAATATAACAAACGTTTTGTCCTTTCacccagaaaataaaaataacattagcTTTCAACGAAACTAAAATCTTTATACATCACTTAATAGTCATAAATAATTAACCAggataaataaatcttttatcattttaattacacaataaaataactaaaatatcattaaaagtaaaaaataaaattaaaaccgaCCTCAAaaggtatttttgtattttaatttatatttttttatttttttgtataattaaaaaaaatttcaatttcatccttcaatatttgaatgATTGAAAATTGGacttcattgttttttcaaatagagTATTTCAGGTCTAATGATCCAGGTCATTGGTTTAAAAAGTTTAcatgtgttttatttataaaaaaaaaactttataattctctttattttttttatcaggttattttaatctcatgatCTGGGTTACAGGTTTGTTAAGATATTACAGGTTAGCTCGATCCTATTTACCAGGATTACAAGTTTGTCACGCTAACTTGGGTAAACAAAAACaggttttttatgtgtttttttttttcattttactctTTCGTATTTAATAGGTTGTGGATTAAGATGCATTGTGTGtcctcttttgaaaaaaaaaatatttttccacatGTTATCATGatcacttttcttttaaatgtgaTCCATctaatgtcattttttttttgtctaattaaaataaactctgTGTATTCAACCTAGTCAAATTTATAACCCGAGTTGtatattttacttataaaaaaaaatatttgagagagttgaacattattttttatgcaaaaaagtAGTTTAACCCACGAGAAAGCGCAAACATGAAGACTAGTAAAAACTAAACTAGGAACTAGTTTTTTCacatataaataatgaagtctatatttttgaatttaatgatgTTCATAACTTTTTACtatgttaataattaaaaaaaaaacacacataaagAAATCACTATATGTAAAGATAccctttcaaaatatttttgtatcgaGAAAAAGTCAGTTAAGTtcaattatggtttttattcttttgtggaATCCAAGTTCCTAATGCCATTTGTTGTTCTTGTTAAAGAGTCATTTGATGCTTCCACtcaattcatataatattttatttagaatataatGTAAACACTTAataatattactataaaaataacaattatttgatgtatttaataaatatttttaatttttatttgagtatttgatttctattcatttttttaacacaattcAGTAATACACAAAGTCTAGTAAATCTATCTAGATAATTCTTAACAAGACGGCTTTTTGTGTttataaaacctaaaataaCTTTGGTTTAGTATAGCttttatcttgtatttaatAGCATTAATATGTTTTGCTTGTTAACTAAAACATCCTCGACCCACTTTTAGTTTTCATGGCTAACAAATCCTCTATGAGAATTATATATCCAAGCAATCAAATGGATTTAAAGTTGAACTAATTGAGATCccaataaatatattgataacCTAATAAAGGAAGAAAACCCTATAGCATCCAAATTCATgctatataaatcaaattagtTGGCTAGCTGttttagcaaaataaatagtatttgCTATATATAGTGAGTGTTATAGCACTCCTTAGTTGGCTACTGGGTTATTTGTAGTTGGTGGAGTGAGAGGGGAAGGTGGGCATATTTGTTGTTTGCAGGAAAAAAGAGATAATAGTTAAGTGTTGGATTCTCTTATTCTAGTACACATAtctttgtgattttgattgggtgggatttttattttttaaatgggtTTGCGACTTCTGAGTTTTTCTTCTTGTGCTTGAACGGGTTTGGAATTGCCTTTTTAGTTACTAAATTTGAAGTGGAGAGATGATGGTAGCAAACAATTTTGATATATGGCAAAAAGTATTGGGTTTCTTAAAAGACATAAACATAATGGAAAtggtaattttaatttattctttagtCGCAAGGATCTTGTTAGAAAAACTTAAAGTCATTTAGAGTTTGAGCGAAAATTACTTGAAGATCAATTCTTCTTTATGAGATTTAATCAACTCTTCAATGCAGAGTTATCACAAATCACAAATCATCTAATTATTCAACCTCTAACAATAATGTGCACAAACCACTAGATTAGAAATATCTGAAAACCCTTTTTAGAAGAGATGGATTGTTATGCCTTgagtgatatttattttttttctccacttTTTCTATTTGTATAGGTGTATCTAatgttatgtaaaaaaaatacgaggtataatattctatttataaaaaaaattaataactttataaatgaaaaaaatatcaatttgtctcttaaataatatcacgtatattatttcaagaaagttttaaaaatatatgaaatcaagtccttgatttttctaggtttatAATTGTAATCCATTACATAAATTACATCCTagtctttaatttctaaaattatttacaatcaaacctcacttgattaatcatctcaatttatttttttctaatagttttttttatttgtgtgacCCATTAGTTTCTCTAATATGTTGggccaaatataaatcacaattctaaataaaataaaattaattaaattaattattatgaattCAAGAATTgacttatttatatttgaagatcaagtacaccGTCTAGCAACATGTTATGATCCCCTAAATATTAGACAAGTTATAggtggtttgacttaacattttagtgatcattttttcaatgtaattattatcccttcaatAAGAATGTTCTAATTTGGATATTTGAGAATGAATTGCATCTTCTttgtcaaatcatatttgtttttaacaccatagtcattgattctttgaataaaatttcaaactcttttcaaatctcattttaaattGCACAAGAATATCATAATCGATGCTATTTGAGAACATGTga
It encodes the following:
- the LOC7478402 gene encoding golgin candidate 5 — its product is MAWFSGKVSLGNFPDLAGAVNKLSESVKNIEKNFDTALGFEDKSDSSSTTEASGLWPVMSFMGNKSEDSTDESSGKTVSPQKLSTVEEKESQNSDTQQTTSAEENQVLERKKDAEHPEIAEKKDDVISDTGKAELESEIQSETKAVEPPEPVVHDVKVPESVDDVQGKEISEEGCAENLDTLEVRSEASRVDEVEAPSILHDESHNVSHTPDSTDEQEAQAEETVERSSTIQAEVSNEPQPEALNDVQAQASTDILAEASSDTRAGAVLDSSSSQPVSAEVSEMVHEFSLSDASPLDEASEIVSGSVSQADDVHNQTVGGDKRVNDGEIDIKDQHLSLRSNISDSIDSTLELEKVKTEMKMMETALQGAARQAQAKADEIAKLMNENEHLKIVIEELKRKSNDAEIESLREEYHQRVATLERKVYALTKERDTLRREHNKKSDAAALLKEKDEIINQVMAEGEELSKKQAAQESTIRKLRAQIRELEEEKKGLMTKVQVEENKVESIKKDKTATENLLQETIEKHQAELSAQKIYYTNALSAAKEAEALAEARVNNEARTELESRLREAEERETMLVQALEELRQTLTRKEQQAVFREEMLRRDIEDLQKRYQASERRCEELITQVPDSTRPLLRQIEAMQETTARRAEAWAAVERSLNSRLQEAEAKAADAEERERSVNERLSQTLSRINVLEAQISCLRSEQTQLSRSLEKERQRAAENKQEYLAAKEEADTQEGRANQLEGQIKELRQKHKEELQDALINRELLQQEIEREKAARLELERTAHIHSASASDKTPIARSNSAFENGNLTRKLSSASSLGSIEESYFLQASLDTSDSLSERRNPGEATMSPYYMKSMTPSAFESALRQKEGELASYMSRLASMESIRDSLAEELVKMTAQCEKLQAESALLPGVRAELDALRRRHSAALELMGERDEELEELRADIVDLKEMYREQVNLLVNKIQILSTSSGNA